In Glycine max cultivar Williams 82 chromosome 10, Glycine_max_v4.0, whole genome shotgun sequence, the DNA window TACCAGTTTCTTATTAGTTGTAATGatttagtttaataataataatacacgtgatttgaatttgaaatctaGCCAGAACTAATTAACGATGTACAACTAGAACTAATTACGTAGCACATATTAAAGAAatggaaattatttttattaaccaTGGCAACATTATTTCCACAGTTAATATTTTCTGAGATATATATcgaaatttaatatttgttaatgtatagattatataaaaatttatcgtATAATTTGaggttttataataattgtttttagtaTTATATTGGAATCTTtggaataattaaattttaatattatattggaGTCATTGTGATCTATCGCTTGATTGTTTACAAGCAACCACagtttgcattaaaaaaaaaaaaaaagctgcacATTATCTGATATTGTTTGACTAAAATACTTTATTCTCGAAATAATATCACAATCGCTTGGATTGATTTTAAAGGAAttgaaacatttaatttttcgaatataaattaattatagataggagattgaaaagataaaattaattatatggtTTAAAGGTGTTTCGATTTTTAttgaactaaaattattttagatgaaTGAATCATCGGCTTCAAACTAATTTCTCGATGCACCGACATAGTGCTTGATGATTTAATTTGCGCATATCCACCAACTGTGAatgaatgataaataaaaagggGTCCGAGGAGGAGGGGAAGATTCCGAGTATCTGCATATGTCTATTTcttagtgtttattttttgtcaaagtcTATTTCTTGTGTAAGTGTACGTGGGTGGCCTTATGATCCCGATATGTTTCAGTAGAGTGCATGTAAATCCAATAGATAATCCTTCCAAATTATGTTAGAGATTTGTACTTGAAATCATCATCCTTAGCTAATAACTAAAACAAACTTAGACCCAAAAATGTGGAATGAACTCACAACCTATATGCAGTGCCTTTGTGGCAAATGGATTCCTTTTTGTACCAAGAATCTtgttaaagaagaaaaacaaaatggtCGTAGCTACTTCATACACTCTTTGTGCACGTATCCGTTGAATTTGTAATGTGTTTTCAACCATACAATTTTGTATTTAGAAACATTAAATAATATGTAGTCTAATTGTTACGTAATCAATTGAATATTAAAATACAGTACTCTTTAGCGGTGGGACTCCTTTCAAAGGCCAAGGCCGCAccgttttccttttttcttttttttttaaagagaagaatacaaaacaaaagggaaaacaCAAATAAAGGAGCATAAGGTTCCATTTTTGTGAACATTTTATATCAATcttccaaaaaatataaataaaagagacaAAGGAGGCAGGGTGCAGAAGATGGCGTGGGGCAAAGTTGTATGTCTAGACTCTAGTTACTTCgtgttttctttctatttttttatattttattttgcaccTTCCTGAAGTGTTCGAATGTGTGAATTCCGTAATTAAGTTGTAAGTCCCTGACGGCAGTTAGAATTTAGAAGtatgctttttttaaaaaaagaaaagaaaatggaaggaTATCATTTTATCCTTTCTAGCTAGAACAATGCAAACAAAACAACTATCactgcaaaaataaaatataaaaaagtaatactTTTTCCTACAgcatagaaaataatgaaatataggAGATACATGAATATCAATATCTAGTATATATCataccttttctttctttatcaatACAAACTGAGAATTATCCATTtgggaaaagaaacaaaaggatatgattatttggagagaaaaaatcctccctttttttttagatgaaaaaTCCCCCACTTTGACTAACTCCACACattacatttaataatatttaaagacaagatatttatatatttagttttcttttcatattaatttttttgttgttgaaagagCTAAGGATTTATTTACTGAAATGGAATACAAGTAGTGTACtgatcatattaaataaaatccatCAAATTAAGAGTAAAGACTGACTACACAATAAAAGAATAGTGTACTGATGTGATATGATCATACTATCAaaccattttctttctttaactataaataaatataaatttcaatttattaacaTGTTCAATACCCTATCAATAGCGTATTATTTTCAACttcaatgaataattaaattttagtttaatttttttacaaaagaaattaaattaaatgcagACCAACAACTATGAACATAAACacaaacaataattaataataatttgtgtttctaatttagaattcaaatcttggttagtttttaaatatgaaataaatgttgttggaaaataaatatatacctTATATGTACTTATGGTTCTTaacgaaaattaattattaatcttgaCAGAAATTATGCATCAatgtttaggaaaaaaaattatcaaatggaGCACCACACAACATGCACTTTGGAATCAAGATGAAACTGAAGAAAGAACACATATTATATGTTTAGGACTGAAATTAGTCCAAAGAACTTATTGGGACGACAAATTATGAAATCATGAGTTTAGTACTCACACTAAAACAAATGAGATATGTGAGTTCACGTTAGGCTAAGAggcaaaaaagttgaaaaataagaAGGACACTATGCTTTACAACTAAAAAAATGGCATCTAACTATAAAAGATGGGGGACACACAATCTTAAAGTATTCGACGTAAAAGAATAAACTATATGCTTAAGGATAAAATGGAAAACAAAGATTCTATATCCAGCACTGTTTTACTTCTTTGACTGAAATTCATATAACTTGCACAAGAATAACCGAAACAACACGGCTAATCGTTGTAAGAAACGTGTTGTTATAAATAATCCATTTCAgaagttttattgtttttttttttgctacatacttTTGCctacgaagttttttttttatttttattaaacttaaaaacaaaGTATTTCATATTTCTCAAAGATCCTGTCCAGGTTCCACGTTTTGAAAGCATAACTAGTTCAATGTATgagataaagataaagatatcaCATGCCCATTTCCTGTAAATTTACTCTCTTTTATATCATCACCTTGCATTGACTCGACCATATATTGGTAACCCAAGAAAAATCTCGTAGGTCCAGATACCACATTGGAGAAAATCATGTGTTATCAGTTAGTTGCCCATTCATGTCATAGCCCTTGCAAAGTAATATCACATCAACAAATACACCCAATTACAATCACAAGTGTATATATAATCTCATTgtcaaaaccatttttttttttatcttattcaataaggatacattttatttattttttccctaaaaattgtaaattaaaataaagaatggGGACCCGCGACACACGGACATGGCCCTTGTGAAAGGGCTCTTATTATTATTGTCCATCTTTGGAACACCTAATCCTGAAACAAACAGAgagatatttgatttaattttaggGAAATCCTGTGTTACAAATTTACAATCGAacttgattaatttaaaaaataaggaataaaatgaaataattattattagctAAGTGTAGTCCCCCACATCACATCAGAGAGGCTTTTTATAACAGCGGTGGAAGGTCTCCTTCTCTCTCAATCCACAAGGATATATAACAGCGCTAGCTCTTGTTAAATTCTTCTCTACCTTACTACTCCCTCACTTTGTGTTAGAATCATCATGGGTTTGCAAAACCAATTAAACGACGTGTCGTCGGGTTCGATTCCGCTTCTGGTGTTGGCGCAGATAGCCACCTGCGTCAACTACCTCCGCTCCATGCTTTTCGCGCTTTTGCAAACCCTAGGTCTCAGCCGATTCCACTCCGACCAGATCGTCGACGAGCGCTTCCTCGCCGCCGTCGGATCCGGCCTCGCCGGACTTATCATGCTCTCCGATCAGCTCACCCTCAGCAGCCAATTCTTCCACCATCACCACGGCACCGCCGCCGGCCACGACCACG includes these proteins:
- the LOC100803789 gene encoding E3 ubiquitin-protein ligase RHA2A, which encodes MGLQNQLNDVSSGSIPLLVLAQIATCVNYLRSMLFALLQTLGLSRFHSDQIVDERFLAAVGSGLAGLIMLSDQLTLSSQFFHHHHGTAAGHDHDHDHHPCVVCQATFEDGDQVRMLPCRHVFHRRCFDGWLHHYKFNCPLCRSPLFSDERVALTERRLGQQLISWFSLH